Proteins encoded together in one Pseudomonadota bacterium window:
- a CDS encoding DUF58 domain-containing protein — protein MISKELAKKIRKIQIYTSKAVNDVLAGEYESVFKGRGMQFDEVREYQPGDEIRTIDWNVTARTGHPYVKQYVEERELTVVFLVDLSASGSFGSSEKTKNEIAAEFCALLAFSAIKNNDKVGLIAFTDRIELFIPPKKGVSHVLRLIRELLCFTPQGTRTDIGSALDYLGRVIHKRGVVFLVSDFIAPDFKKPLRVLSKRHDLIAVSVSDPREIILPDVGLIELEDAETGQLVLIDTGSQKIRENYSRLARERQESIRENFRANSVDHIKLLTDHDYLLDLIHFFKRRERRRH, from the coding sequence ATGATCTCTAAGGAACTCGCCAAAAAAATCAGAAAAATCCAGATATACACCAGCAAGGCGGTAAACGATGTCCTGGCCGGTGAATACGAAAGTGTGTTCAAGGGCCGCGGCATGCAGTTCGACGAAGTACGCGAATACCAGCCCGGCGACGAAATCCGCACCATTGACTGGAACGTCACCGCCAGAACCGGCCACCCCTATGTTAAGCAGTATGTTGAGGAACGGGAGCTCACCGTGGTTTTTCTGGTGGATCTTTCCGCCTCCGGCTCCTTTGGCAGCAGTGAAAAAACCAAGAATGAAATTGCCGCTGAATTCTGCGCGCTCCTCGCCTTTTCAGCGATAAAGAACAACGACAAGGTCGGGCTCATCGCTTTTACGGACCGCATCGAGCTGTTCATCCCGCCGAAAAAAGGTGTCTCCCACGTCCTCAGGCTGATCCGCGAGCTGCTTTGCTTTACTCCGCAAGGGACCCGGACCGATATCGGCAGTGCCCTTGATTATCTCGGCCGGGTGATCCATAAACGGGGGGTGGTTTTTCTGGTTTCCGATTTCATCGCCCCGGACTTTAAAAAACCCCTTCGAGTTCTTTCCAAACGGCATGATCTCATCGCAGTTTCCGTGTCTGACCCAAGGGAAATAATCCTTCCGGACGTCGGCCTCATAGAATTGGAAGATGCAGAAACCGGCCAACTGGTGCTGATTGACACCGGCAGCCAAAAGATTCGGGAAAACTATTCCAGACTGGCCCGGGAACGACAGGAAAGCATTCGGGAAAACTTCAGGGCAAATTCCGTAGACCATATCAAGCTTTTGACGGATCACGATTATCTTCTGGATCTCATTCACTTTTTCAAGAGAAGGGAACGGAGGCGACACTAG
- a CDS encoding BatD family protein, with the protein MDRSYMLGKNHFASLIIMVALLCLLVSGCERKAPETAEISTAITKSFEQGPAKILLVVDTNEITVADRITLSLTTIAPEGYEVVMPNPENSFGEFTVVDFSNTEPFLAADNTIRRMRTYILEPFLAGVYTIPSLTIIFNPGKETKPLEISTEELAVTVKSLLPENTTRPDIADIADIVEPPPDRTLLYSLAAIFALLAIAALVYWFYFHKNKPEKQAPPVPAHIRAYQELDALVALGLVERGEIKRFYSKVSDIFRHYIENRFFIKAPEQTTEEFFGELGSNQIIPSQHKPQLKNFLTHCDLVKFAKHRPSDEKTRETVGLLRNFIKETEPHQEERTL; encoded by the coding sequence ATGGACCGTTCATATATGTTGGGGAAAAATCATTTTGCTTCGCTTATTATTATGGTTGCCTTGCTTTGCCTTCTGGTTTCAGGCTGCGAACGTAAAGCCCCCGAGACCGCAGAGATATCTACGGCAATTACCAAATCCTTTGAACAGGGGCCGGCAAAAATATTACTTGTTGTTGATACAAATGAAATCACCGTTGCGGATCGCATAACCCTTTCCCTGACCACCATCGCTCCGGAAGGATATGAGGTGGTGATGCCGAATCCGGAAAACTCATTTGGCGAGTTCACGGTGGTTGATTTCAGCAATACCGAACCATTTCTTGCCGCTGACAACACCATTCGCAGGATGCGTACCTATATCCTCGAACCCTTTCTGGCCGGCGTTTACACAATTCCATCATTGACCATCATCTTCAACCCGGGAAAGGAAACCAAACCACTTGAAATCAGCACCGAGGAGCTTGCAGTCACCGTCAAGTCCCTGCTCCCTGAAAACACCACCAGGCCGGATATCGCCGACATAGCAGACATTGTGGAACCTCCGCCTGATAGAACCCTGCTCTATAGCCTGGCGGCAATTTTCGCCTTGTTGGCAATCGCTGCCCTGGTGTACTGGTTTTATTTCCACAAAAATAAACCTGAAAAACAGGCGCCGCCGGTTCCGGCCCATATCCGTGCGTATCAGGAGCTTGATGCCCTTGTCGCCCTCGGCCTGGTTGAGCGTGGTGAAATAAAACGTTTTTACTCAAAAGTCTCAGACATTTTCAGGCATTACATTGAAAACAGATTTTTCATAAAAGCGCCGGAGCAGACCACCGAGGAATTCTTTGGCGAACTGGGTTCAAACCAGATAATTCCTTCCCAGCATAAACCGCAGCTTAAAAACTTCCTTACCCATTGCGATCTGGTAAAATTTGCAAAACACCGACCCAGTGATGAAAAAACCCGTGAAACCGTGGGCCTTCTGCGCAATTTCATCAAGGAAACCGAACCGCACCAGGAGGAGCGCACCCTATGA
- a CDS encoding VWA domain-containing protein, with translation MRFATPWAFLVLLVIPLILYFQLRRTNRSGVRFSSNSFTLSAGHSLRNSLIQLPLLLRIIAVILLTVALARPQAGTEKIIDISKGIAIEMVVDRSSSMGQEMDYKGERLNRLEVVKRLFTEFVQGNDTSLSGRTNDLIGMISFARYPDTICPLTLAHGALDRFMDNVQLVTQRPEDGTAIGDALMLAAARLKTAEETLARTNSDSDKKYEIKSKIIVLLTDGENNAGKTSPLDAAALAEEWGIKIYAIGVGGDDGLMKIKTFFGTQVVQTGRGVDDKTLTRIAEKTGGMYRVADTEKALRAIYEEINQLEKSEVESVRYMDYKEYFSRFALMAFCLLALETVLRTTVFRKIP, from the coding sequence ATGAGATTCGCAACTCCCTGGGCATTCCTTGTCCTGCTGGTCATTCCGCTTATCCTCTATTTTCAGCTGAGACGCACCAATCGGTCGGGTGTGCGTTTTTCCTCAAACAGCTTCACCCTCTCTGCCGGACACTCGCTGAGAAACAGCCTTATCCAGTTACCGCTGCTGCTCAGGATTATCGCGGTGATCCTCCTCACCGTTGCCCTGGCAAGGCCCCAGGCCGGCACCGAAAAAATCATCGATATCAGCAAGGGCATTGCCATTGAAATGGTAGTGGATCGTTCCAGCAGCATGGGCCAGGAAATGGACTATAAAGGGGAACGCCTCAACCGCCTTGAGGTCGTTAAACGGCTCTTTACCGAATTTGTTCAGGGAAATGATACGTCGCTGTCCGGCAGGACAAACGACCTTATCGGCATGATCAGCTTTGCCCGTTATCCGGACACCATCTGCCCCTTGACTCTGGCCCATGGCGCCCTGGACCGCTTTATGGATAATGTCCAACTGGTTACCCAGCGCCCGGAAGACGGCACTGCCATCGGCGATGCCCTGATGCTGGCTGCAGCCCGGCTTAAGACCGCTGAAGAAACTCTGGCGCGGACCAATTCCGATTCAGACAAAAAATATGAAATAAAAAGCAAAATCATCGTCCTGCTCACTGACGGCGAAAACAATGCAGGCAAAACCTCGCCCCTTGACGCTGCGGCTCTTGCCGAGGAATGGGGCATAAAAATCTATGCCATCGGGGTGGGCGGCGATGACGGCCTGATGAAGATTAAAACCTTTTTCGGGACGCAGGTGGTCCAGACCGGCCGCGGCGTGGATGACAAGACGCTGACCCGGATTGCTGAAAAAACCGGCGGCATGTATCGGGTGGCTGATACCGAAAAAGCCTTGCGGGCAATTTATGAAGAGATCAACCAGCTTGAAAAAAGCGAGGTGGAAAGCGTCCGCTACATGGATTACAAAGAATATTTCAGCCGCTTTGCGCTGATGGCTTTCTGCCTGCTGGCTCTCGAAACAGTATTACGCACAACGGTATTCAGGAAGATACCATGA
- a CDS encoding VWA domain-containing protein: MTAFKLNTIEMLFLLWALPFLLGLFIYAARKRKTAMLNFISAGLYAKNPPPISPMRRGWKAALVLAAFGCIVFALARPAWNPSEATVKRSGRDVVFMLDVSRSMLAEDLVPNRLERAKLAILDAVGRLQGDRVALVAFAGTATIKCPLTLDYGFFRMMLDDISTESTSRGGTLLGDAIRTVLDQVFDDQVKKYKDIILITDGEDHESFPVEAARMAGEKGIRLIIIGLGDEKEGQRIPLTDAQGQKTFLKYQGREVWTKLDADTLRQMADATPGGRYLPVATGTIDLGDVYAQLIALAEKKELAAKTFKRYEEKFQLFIGLALMLLIIEALISDKRQNGMHSGGS; encoded by the coding sequence ATGACCGCTTTCAAGCTCAATACCATTGAAATGCTGTTTCTCCTCTGGGCGCTGCCCTTCCTTCTGGGGCTGTTTATCTATGCCGCCAGAAAGAGGAAAACAGCCATGCTCAATTTTATCAGCGCCGGACTCTACGCAAAAAACCCTCCTCCCATAAGCCCAATGCGGCGGGGCTGGAAAGCGGCGCTTGTGCTTGCAGCTTTTGGCTGCATAGTCTTTGCCCTGGCGCGTCCGGCCTGGAACCCCAGCGAGGCAACGGTAAAACGCTCCGGTCGCGATGTTGTCTTCATGCTTGATGTTTCACGGAGCATGCTTGCCGAAGATCTCGTTCCCAACCGTCTTGAACGGGCCAAACTCGCAATCCTCGATGCAGTGGGCCGTCTGCAGGGTGACCGCGTGGCCCTGGTGGCGTTTGCCGGAACCGCGACCATCAAGTGCCCCTTGACTCTGGATTATGGTTTTTTCAGGATGATGCTTGATGATATTTCAACGGAAAGCACCAGCCGCGGCGGCACGCTTTTAGGCGATGCGATCCGCACCGTGCTGGATCAGGTGTTTGACGATCAGGTGAAAAAATATAAGGATATAATTCTGATCACCGATGGCGAAGATCATGAGAGTTTTCCGGTGGAGGCGGCCCGTATGGCCGGAGAGAAAGGCATACGGCTGATCATCATCGGCCTTGGTGACGAAAAAGAAGGACAGAGAATTCCGCTAACCGATGCCCAGGGGCAGAAAACCTTTCTCAAATACCAGGGCCGTGAGGTCTGGACCAAGCTCGACGCCGACACCCTGCGCCAGATGGCCGACGCGACCCCCGGCGGCCGTTACCTGCCGGTTGCCACCGGCACCATCGACCTGGGAGATGTCTACGCACAGCTCATTGCCCTGGCCGAAAAAAAAGAACTTGCCGCCAAGACCTTCAAACGCTACGAAGAAAAATTTCAGCTGTTTATCGGCCTGGCCCTCATGCTGTTGATAATTGAAGCACTGATTTCGGATAAACGGCAGAATGGAATGCATTCCGGAGGTAGCTGA
- a CDS encoding tetratricopeptide repeat protein, whose amino-acid sequence MTKFNSYTLLCFLLISLAPAASWAESANDLIREGNTAFQEGKFDQAIQAYDQALEKKPAAAIAEYNKGAALYRLDNPSEAIPAFERSSIDQKTPGLAAKSRYNLGNAHFREAQKKLQEHPEQSLDNFRQSLGYYRQALELDPTLKAAAENIEVTRLNIKLAMEQMQQQAQQCQEQQQKQEELADDLQKLIDQQEKASQKSEGLAKDKSPENDTGEEAMKQAAEQGDLREQTENLAEKMAQSSSKNQDATNDATQKNIQDAIESQKKAEKALQNNNPKEAHESQKKAEEKLAGALNELNKKEEQSKSEKSDEQADKNQGKQDQGQQGEQQDSPASQPQQDQQSMQAMAPNQTAKDILNQEKQNLNLRRSRQQASGYSQVEKDW is encoded by the coding sequence ATGACAAAATTTAATTCATACACACTGCTCTGCTTTCTCCTGATCAGCTTGGCTCCTGCAGCATCTTGGGCGGAATCGGCAAATGATCTGATCCGGGAGGGCAATACTGCTTTTCAGGAGGGGAAATTCGACCAGGCCATACAAGCTTATGATCAGGCCCTTGAAAAAAAACCAGCTGCGGCCATCGCCGAATATAATAAGGGAGCAGCGCTGTATCGCCTTGATAATCCATCAGAGGCAATCCCGGCTTTTGAGCGTTCATCGATAGATCAGAAAACACCCGGGTTAGCGGCCAAAAGCAGGTATAATCTCGGCAATGCCCATTTCCGGGAGGCGCAGAAAAAATTGCAGGAACACCCGGAACAGTCCCTTGACAATTTCCGCCAGAGTCTCGGGTATTATCGGCAGGCCCTGGAGCTTGACCCCACCTTGAAAGCAGCGGCAGAAAATATCGAAGTGACCCGGTTAAACATCAAACTGGCCATGGAACAGATGCAACAGCAGGCTCAGCAATGCCAGGAACAGCAACAAAAACAGGAAGAACTTGCCGATGACCTGCAAAAGCTCATCGACCAACAGGAGAAGGCATCGCAGAAAAGCGAGGGCCTTGCCAAGGATAAATCGCCTGAAAACGATACCGGCGAAGAAGCGATGAAACAAGCAGCGGAGCAGGGAGACCTCCGGGAACAGACAGAAAACCTGGCTGAAAAAATGGCGCAGAGCAGTTCAAAAAACCAGGATGCAACAAATGATGCGACGCAGAAAAACATCCAGGATGCCATAGAATCCCAGAAAAAAGCAGAAAAAGCCCTTCAAAATAACAACCCGAAAGAAGCGCATGAGTCCCAGAAAAAGGCGGAGGAAAAACTTGCAGGCGCCTTAAATGAATTAAATAAAAAGGAAGAACAAAGCAAATCTGAAAAGTCTGACGAACAGGCGGACAAGAACCAGGGAAAACAGGACCAGGGCCAGCAGGGAGAACAGCAGGATTCGCCTGCCAGCCAACCCCAGCAGGATCAGCAATCCATGCAGGCCATGGCCCCGAACCAGACCGCCAAAGATATCCTCAACCAGGAAAAGCAGAATCTCAACCTGCGCCGCAGCAGGCAGCAGGCTTCCGGTTACAGTCAGGTAGAAAAGGACTGGTAA
- a CDS encoding BatD family protein translates to MNQLRNIFIIAWILAVIFLPVLASGQELAARAAVEKQEVFVGESFLFQVQVEGDEAPAQPDLSSLDAAFHVQQKGGQTNSGKSITIINGKVTQVSKSGYVFSYSLTPKRAGTHTIPPITVVAGNKNLVTDPVTIIARKPLETDEFKLRITLSKDQCYVGEPITLTVTWYVSKDVRDIEFNMPFLDDDRFSFEDFEDPAQMHDAVRIPLGSGEVIGDRGKAVLDGKEYMTLEFRKTMTPKPVGKITLPQATVSSKILTGYNRNQSRDPFSMFDDDFFGRGRRGVYTTVVTPSNQPELLVQALPANGRPADFSGLIGKFSLTANAEPLDVSIGDPITLTVQVAGKHIKNVELPALESLPGFREHFKIPQEIAPGETAPMVKTFTQTIRAKQTTVNEIPPVSLNFFNTDTGRYETAQSPPIPITVKATKVVTATDAEGRVLSVAQKELQTVKEGIAHNYAGPDVLEMQQPVSERKPTPFWLVVLLLPPACFMLLYLGLFFIQRRAKNPAARNTRKAYSLFLQSMKGVSGNTESEQAYETMATALQTYLGYKMGIKPGAITFDDIETPLAEKGASPQNIAALMDLFTTFEARRYAGGSASPQNINDLKNRGIALVGQLEKDLGS, encoded by the coding sequence ATGAATCAATTGCGAAACATCTTTATTATTGCATGGATACTAGCCGTCATCTTTCTGCCGGTTCTTGCCTCCGGGCAGGAACTCGCGGCGCGTGCAGCGGTTGAAAAACAGGAGGTTTTCGTGGGTGAATCCTTTCTGTTTCAAGTCCAGGTGGAAGGCGATGAAGCCCCGGCTCAACCCGACTTAAGCAGCCTTGATGCTGCTTTCCATGTTCAGCAGAAAGGCGGCCAGACCAATAGTGGCAAATCCATAACGATTATCAACGGCAAGGTCACCCAGGTGTCAAAAAGCGGCTATGTGTTCAGTTACAGCCTGACCCCGAAGCGGGCCGGCACCCATACCATACCGCCGATTACGGTGGTTGCCGGCAATAAAAACCTGGTGACCGATCCGGTGACGATCATTGCCAGAAAACCCTTGGAGACCGATGAATTTAAATTGCGGATAACCCTGAGTAAAGATCAATGCTATGTGGGAGAACCCATCACCCTTACGGTTACCTGGTATGTCAGCAAAGATGTGCGGGACATTGAGTTCAATATGCCGTTTCTGGATGATGACCGCTTTAGTTTCGAGGACTTTGAAGATCCCGCTCAAATGCATGACGCAGTGCGGATTCCCCTTGGCAGCGGCGAGGTGATCGGCGACCGGGGGAAAGCCGTCCTGGACGGCAAGGAATACATGACCCTGGAATTCCGCAAAACCATGACCCCAAAGCCGGTCGGGAAAATCACCCTGCCCCAGGCAACCGTATCCAGCAAGATATTAACAGGATACAACAGGAATCAAAGCCGTGACCCCTTTTCCATGTTTGATGATGACTTTTTCGGGCGTGGCCGCAGAGGAGTTTACACAACGGTTGTCACTCCCTCCAATCAACCGGAGTTGCTGGTACAAGCCTTGCCGGCAAATGGCAGGCCTGCAGATTTTTCAGGTCTGATCGGCAAATTCAGTCTCACCGCCAACGCCGAACCCTTGGATGTCAGCATCGGCGATCCCATTACCCTGACTGTGCAGGTTGCCGGAAAACATATAAAAAATGTCGAGCTGCCCGCACTTGAATCCCTTCCAGGTTTTAGAGAACACTTCAAGATTCCTCAGGAAATTGCCCCGGGCGAGACTGCGCCCATGGTCAAAACCTTCACCCAGACCATCCGTGCAAAACAAACTACGGTAAATGAAATCCCGCCGGTGAGCTTGAATTTCTTCAACACCGACACCGGGCGTTACGAAACCGCCCAAAGCCCGCCCATTCCAATTACCGTCAAAGCAACAAAGGTTGTCACCGCAACCGATGCCGAAGGCCGGGTTCTTTCTGTGGCTCAAAAGGAACTGCAAACGGTAAAAGAAGGTATCGCCCATAATTATGCCGGCCCGGACGTCCTTGAAATGCAACAACCGGTCTCAGAGAGGAAACCGACGCCCTTCTGGCTGGTGGTTCTCCTCCTGCCGCCGGCTTGTTTTATGCTGCTGTATCTCGGCTTATTTTTTATTCAAAGACGTGCAAAGAACCCTGCAGCCAGAAACACCCGAAAAGCGTATTCATTGTTTCTCCAATCCATGAAAGGCGTTTCCGGCAATACCGAGTCCGAACAGGCATATGAGACCATGGCAACCGCCCTGCAGACCTATCTTGGGTATAAAATGGGGATTAAGCCGGGGGCGATCACCTTTGATGATATTGAGACGCCCCTTGCCGAAAAAGGAGCCTCCCCGCAAAATATTGCGGCCCTCATGGATCTGTTCACAACCTTTGAAGCCAGGCGTTATGCCGGTGGCTCAGCCTCCCCGCAAAACATCAATGATCTGAAAAATCGCGGCATCGCGCTGGTCGGCCAACTTGAGAAGGACCTTGGTTCATGA
- a CDS encoding sigma 54-interacting transcriptional regulator, with amino-acid sequence MDEIAANWKTVADTLRDGLLVVDRNGNILAVNAATETLTGYKAEELIGKSCRVLNCTGCKTVGNTDLDEPWCKLFTVGKSRDKKCQITGKDKHIVQILKSATVLRDKLGAVVGAVETLTDMSEIERQHQEITSLRKIFMLDDGFHGILGKSEVMQKLFGLIDNVSMSDAPVMIHGQSGTGKEMVARAIHLSSHRRKNSFIKVNCAALNENLLESELFGHVKGAFTGADQLRIGRFEAAHNGTLFLDEIGDIPLSIQVKLLRVLEEKEIERVGDNTPIPVDVRVVTATNRDLDQLIAAGAFRKDFYFRINVFPLYCPTLAERREDLPIIVQHFISNNNSFSKDKKLNGVTAGAMEKLWRYPWPGNIRELRNAIDYAFVLCPQGEIDVQHLPPKIANSGEFPNTSGRRHTDVLGAKDQLIDALCRTGGNQSEAARLLGVSRVTVWKRIRKYGIDLERDLF; translated from the coding sequence TTGGATGAGATTGCTGCTAATTGGAAAACTGTTGCAGATACCTTGCGGGATGGGTTGCTGGTCGTCGATCGAAACGGCAATATTCTGGCGGTTAATGCGGCAACTGAAACATTGACCGGCTATAAGGCTGAGGAGTTGATCGGCAAATCATGCAGGGTGTTAAACTGTACCGGCTGCAAGACGGTGGGGAATACTGATCTGGATGAGCCGTGGTGCAAATTGTTTACCGTGGGCAAGAGCAGAGATAAAAAATGCCAGATCACCGGCAAAGACAAGCATATTGTCCAGATTCTCAAAAGTGCTACGGTCTTGCGTGATAAGCTGGGGGCGGTAGTAGGTGCAGTTGAGACCCTCACCGACATGTCGGAAATTGAGCGCCAGCATCAGGAGATCACCAGCCTCAGAAAAATCTTCATGCTGGACGATGGTTTTCATGGCATTCTCGGCAAGTCTGAGGTCATGCAAAAGCTTTTTGGGCTTATTGATAATGTCTCCATGTCGGATGCGCCGGTGATGATCCACGGGCAGAGCGGGACTGGAAAGGAAATGGTTGCCCGGGCGATTCATCTGAGCAGCCACAGAAGAAAAAATTCGTTTATTAAAGTCAATTGCGCGGCGTTGAACGAAAACCTGCTTGAGAGTGAATTGTTCGGCCATGTCAAAGGAGCGTTTACCGGCGCAGATCAGCTGCGGATCGGGCGATTTGAGGCGGCGCATAACGGCACGCTCTTTCTGGATGAGATCGGGGATATTCCTCTGTCCATACAGGTGAAATTATTGCGGGTGCTTGAGGAAAAAGAGATTGAAAGGGTCGGCGATAACACGCCGATTCCTGTTGACGTCAGGGTTGTAACTGCCACCAACAGAGATCTTGATCAGTTAATAGCCGCAGGTGCATTCCGAAAGGATTTTTATTTCCGGATCAATGTCTTTCCCCTGTATTGCCCGACCCTTGCGGAAAGACGGGAGGATCTGCCGATCATTGTACAGCATTTCATCTCAAACAATAATTCATTCAGCAAGGATAAAAAACTTAATGGGGTTACGGCGGGGGCCATGGAAAAACTCTGGCGTTATCCCTGGCCCGGAAACATCAGGGAACTGAGAAACGCCATCGACTACGCGTTTGTTCTGTGCCCGCAGGGGGAAATTGATGTCCAGCATCTGCCGCCGAAAATTGCAAATTCCGGGGAATTTCCGAACACCTCAGGCAGGAGGCATACGGATGTGTTGGGTGCAAAGGATCAACTCATCGATGCCCTGTGCCGGACCGGAGGCAATCAGAGTGAAGCGGCCAGACTCCTTGGCGTCAGCCGGGTGACGGTGTGGAAGCGGATCCGTAAGTACGGCATCGACCTGGAACGGGATCTGTTCTGA
- a CDS encoding DUF3373 domain-containing protein yields MRMLSTRKAAFFSFAAGSFLLMNAFSPSQVVASTEIDELKKKITDMQETIDEMDDRLNEAELHTSTDKVSFGVEMRTKADSIHYDNMQFAPQSMIQGFFTPFTFVGDPFGGFQGATLQQATDMMDMMKTFGMVPPTESYDFDNGNIWTSKFHLNMKSKVNNNLSFAGRLAAYKVWGDSSGVKFNSGSLGDVTFDGNTTSLPHGDTMRLERAYFNYKNQAGSVPFNLSFGRRPSTDGPPREYGNYSLEGGSPIATIINWQFDGASLSFGLEELATIPGFAFKLCYGVGFEGDWGNSYSINATADVDDVHLMGFIWSLFDDDTHKVEMNYAHASDITDGFTGLTVMPFIVSKSDHDGNPATDDIYTFTQNAGGFISRMQPMTNIGDWDALTMLFRTNVADFDMFLSGSWSHTEPEHISTNPFYELMGQGLLNSNGDMEKRDGYMILVGAVIPMPLEAKLGLEYNWGSKYWFNFTGAEDSLIGSKMAVRGQVYEGYYIQPIYGDTFFLKAAYQYYDYEYTGSGNPMGEPVKIDEATGLDALFPIVDKAWTANLSATLRF; encoded by the coding sequence ATGAGAATGTTATCAACTAGAAAGGCGGCATTTTTCTCGTTTGCGGCCGGTTCATTTCTCTTAATGAACGCGTTTTCCCCGTCGCAAGTAGTGGCAAGTACTGAAATTGACGAACTTAAAAAGAAAATCACCGACATGCAGGAGACCATCGACGAGATGGACGACCGCCTCAACGAGGCGGAACTGCACACCTCAACGGACAAGGTATCCTTCGGTGTAGAAATGCGCACCAAGGCAGACAGCATCCATTATGACAATATGCAGTTTGCGCCGCAATCCATGATCCAGGGGTTTTTCACTCCATTTACCTTTGTCGGGGATCCATTTGGAGGTTTTCAAGGCGCAACCCTTCAACAAGCAACAGACATGATGGACATGATGAAGACCTTTGGAATGGTACCCCCCACAGAAAGTTATGATTTTGATAACGGCAACATCTGGACCAGCAAATTCCATCTCAACATGAAATCCAAGGTGAACAACAACCTGTCCTTTGCGGGCCGACTTGCCGCCTATAAGGTCTGGGGTGACAGTTCCGGGGTCAAATTCAATTCAGGAAGTCTGGGCGACGTCACTTTTGACGGCAACACCACAAGCCTTCCCCACGGCGACACCATGCGCCTGGAAAGGGCCTATTTCAACTACAAAAACCAGGCCGGCTCCGTGCCTTTCAACCTATCATTCGGACGCAGACCTTCCACCGACGGCCCACCCCGTGAATACGGCAATTACAGCCTTGAGGGCGGCTCACCCATAGCCACCATCATCAACTGGCAGTTTGACGGCGCATCTTTGAGCTTCGGCCTTGAAGAGCTCGCGACAATTCCAGGCTTTGCATTCAAACTCTGCTACGGTGTCGGCTTTGAAGGCGACTGGGGCAATTCCTACTCCATCAACGCAACCGCCGATGTCGACGATGTCCATCTGATGGGATTCATCTGGTCGTTATTTGACGATGATACCCACAAGGTCGAAATGAACTATGCCCATGCCTCGGATATCACCGACGGCTTCACCGGTCTTACTGTAATGCCTTTCATCGTTTCCAAGTCGGATCATGACGGCAATCCTGCTACAGACGATATATATACCTTTACCCAGAATGCCGGCGGCTTTATCAGCCGTATGCAGCCCATGACCAATATCGGCGACTGGGATGCGTTAACCATGCTCTTCCGTACGAACGTTGCTGATTTTGACATGTTCCTTTCCGGATCATGGAGTCATACCGAACCTGAACATATCTCCACAAACCCATTCTATGAATTGATGGGCCAGGGTCTGTTGAACTCAAACGGCGACATGGAAAAACGCGACGGCTACATGATTCTTGTGGGCGCAGTCATTCCCATGCCTCTTGAGGCTAAACTGGGCCTGGAATACAACTGGGGTTCCAAGTACTGGTTCAACTTCACCGGTGCTGAAGATTCACTGATCGGCAGCAAGATGGCAGTAAGGGGTCAAGTATATGAAGGCTATTACATTCAACCAATTTATGGTGATACTTTCTTCCTGAAAGCTGCCTATCAGTATTATGACTACGAATATACCGGCAGTGGCAACCCTATGGGCGAGCCGGTGAAAATTGATGAAGCAACCGGCCTGGATGCACTCTTCCCGATTGTTGACAAGGCTTGGACTGCAAATCTCTCAGCAACATTGCGCTTCTAA